A stretch of the Panicum virgatum strain AP13 chromosome 9N, P.virgatum_v5, whole genome shotgun sequence genome encodes the following:
- the LOC120689543 gene encoding ABC transporter F family member 4-like: METRVAIVGPNGAGKSTLLNLLAGDLSPTEGEVRRSQKLRIGRYSQHFVDLLTMEENAVQYLLRLHPDQEGMSKAEAVRAKLGKFGLPGHNHLTPIVKLSGGQKARVVFTSISMSQPHILLLDEPTNHLDMQSIDALADALDEFTGGVVLVSHDSRLISRVCEDDQRSEIWIVEDGTVKKYDGTFQDYKDELMEEIKKEVEE, from the coding sequence ATGGAAACTCGTGTAGCTATTGTTGGGCCCAATGGGGCAGGGAAGTCTACCCTTCTTAATTTACTTGCGGGTGATCTTAGCCCTACAGAAGGGGAGGTTAGGAGGAGCCAGAAGCTGAGGATTGGGCGATACTCACAGCATTTTGTTGACTTGTTGACAATGGAGGAAAATGCAGTTCAATATTTGTTGAGGCTTCACCCAGATCAGGAGGGAATGAGCAAAGCAGAGGCTGTCCGTGCTAAGCTTGGGAAGTTTGGGTTACCTGGACACAACCATCTCACTCCAATTGTTAAATTGTCTGGTGGTCAGAAGGCCCGTGTTGTGTTCACTTCTATATCAATGTCTCAGCCTCACATTCTCCTGCTTGACGAACCAACAAATCACTTGGACATGCAAAGTATTGATGCTTTGGCAGATGCACTGGATGAGTTCACTGGAGGTGTTGTCTTGGTTAGTCACGACTCAAGATTGATATCTCGTGTTTGTGAGGATGACCAAAGGAGTGAGATATGGATTGTGGAGGATGGCACAGTGAAGAAATATGATGGTACATTTCAGGATTACAAGGATGAACTCATGGAAGAAATAAAGAAGGAAGTGGAAGAATAA